DNA from Pirellulales bacterium:
GTGTTCCTCTTCCATGCGCCGAAAAACCGCATCAATTACGCCACGTCGCTGGAGGAAGAGGGGGTCTTCGAAGAAAAAGCCGCGGTGGCTTGGGCAACCGCGCTGCGCGACTGGCAGGCCTTCGGCACGCGCGACATTCGCACGGGCGCCGCCACCACGATTCGTGCCAACGACCGTGACGCCGTGAAGCGGCGCATCGAGGAATTGACGGCCGAGTTGGATAAGTTTCCGCCAGCCGACCGTCGGGAAGCACTACTCAAGGACAAGCGCGCCAAGCTCACCGAAGAAGAACTCAAAATCGAGGCCACGCCCCCCGCCGAACGCACCGAAGAGCAGTACCGCGCCGCGATGGCCATTGCGGACAAGTTGCAGCTCCGGCCACGGGAACTCGCCGAGCTCGTGACGGTGGACCAGCGCGAAGAAGCAAGAAAAGTCGCGATTGCCGTCGACGAACAGGAACAACAACTACAGCAAATTGAACGGGCACGCGAAGTACTGAACTATCCGTACTGGCTGTTGCGCTGCGAACTCGAACGGCAGCCAGAGACCATCGAGGCCCGACGCCTTGTCTATCAGGCCGATAATGCCGCCCGCGCGCAATCGCTGCTCGAAGCCAAACAACTCTACAAGGACGGCTTTGCCAAGTGGAACGAGGCGCTGAAAAACTATCCCCAGATGCGCGTGGACCACCTGTTTGGCGAAGACATGATGATCTTCATCAACCGTTATCGCACCCTGATCAAGCGCATGGATGAACAGTTCCCCGAAGATTTCCCCCTGCAGGACATCATCGACGCGCACCGTGAGATATAGGAACGGGCCTCCCTGAGGCTGTCTGATCGACGTGGATTCGCCACCGTCGCTCCTGACAGCCAACGACCTGATCCTGCGCCGCTCGCGGACGGTCGTAGCCCGACTGCGGCCGTCAGGCGTTATCGCGTAATCAACCACGTAACCATGTTCTTGGTCACCTGGTCGGCCGCGTCTTGCTGCACGAAATGGCTGGCGGTGGGGATCGTGATCAACGTCAGGTCGTTGTCGATCATGTCCCACGTGCCGTTGAGCGCCCCGGACAAGAGCGCCGTGTCTTTCAGCCCGTGGAACATCAGCACCGGGCATTTGACCTTCGGATAGGGTTGATTCTCATCGTAGGTGTACGGCTCGCGCGGATAGTTCGCCTTGTAGTAGTTGAGCATCCCTTCCATGCTCGACCGCTTGAACGCTTCGATATATTTTTCGCGAGCCGCGGAATCCTTGACCCAGAAGGCCAGCATCTCGGGCTTCACCTTCGAGGCCGCGTCGGGCTGCTGGAAGTTGCGCGCGTACTGGCTGGCCTTCTGCTGCGCCGGATTGTTCGCCAGCTCGCGGGACAGGCCCTTGGGGTGCGGCAAGTTGAGGATCACCAGCTTTTCGGTCGTCTCGGGATGGGTCATGGCGTAGGTCCAGGCCACGATCCCGCCCCAGTCGTGCCCGACGATGATCGCCTTGTCGGCCTTGAAGTGTTTGACCACCGCGTCGATGTCGGCCACGAGCTTGTCGAGTTTGTAGTTGTCAACGCCCTCGGGCTGGTCGCTCTTGTTGTAGCCGCGCATGTCGATGGCCACGACCTGAAAGTGCTTGGCCAGCTCGGGCATCTGGGCGCGCCAGGTGTACCAGAAATCGGGAAAGCCGTGGATCAGGACGACGAGCGGCCCTTTTCCCATCGTGACGTAGTGGATCTTCACGCCGTCGGAATCGACGAAGCCCTCTTCGCCCCCCAGCTCTTCGGCCGACGCGAACTGAAAAGCGAAAGCCA
Protein-coding regions in this window:
- a CDS encoding alpha/beta hydrolase, encoding MTFRMWLVSALVPTLVAFAFQFASAEELGGEEGFVDSDGVKIHYVTMGKGPLVVLIHGFPDFWYTWRAQMPELAKHFQVVAIDMRGYNKSDQPEGVDNYKLDKLVADIDAVVKHFKADKAIIVGHDWGGIVAWTYAMTHPETTEKLVILNLPHPKGLSRELANNPAQQKASQYARNFQQPDAASKVKPEMLAFWVKDSAAREKYIEAFKRSSMEGMLNYYKANYPREPYTYDENQPYPKVKCPVLMFHGLKDTALLSGALNGTWDMIDNDLTLITIPTASHFVQQDAADQVTKNMVTWLITR